From the genome of Mucilaginibacter paludis DSM 18603:
AGTTATAAATTCTTCCGCAGTTTCAAAGCTCTGTTTGTACAGTAATTCTGTCTTTAAGATCCCAAAGAAGCTTTCGGCCAAGGCATTATCCGAAGCAGTTTCCCTTTCTGGACATGCTTTGAATAATTCCATGTTTTTCCAAAGCCTTTCTATATCCATAATGTTGATATTGCCACCCTTGGTCAGAGTGAAAAATAAGTCCCCTTATATCTTTCACTTTATCAAAAGCCTCATATAACATTTCATCTATCATCTGCATATTTGGAGATTTTGAAATACTATAAGAAATGACTTCCCCGTTGAACATGTCAATTATAGGAGATAAATAGATCTTCTCCCCTTTAATGTTCATCTGAGTGACATCCGTAGCCCATTTCTGATTAGGCAGATTTGCCTCAAAATCCCTTTCAAGTACATTAGGGGCAATTTTACCAACCTCACCTTTGTATGAGCGATAACTTACTTTCCTGATATTGCATTTTAGGCCTAATGTTCCCATCAATTTTTGGACAGTCTTGTGATTTATGCTATAACCCCGGTTCTTCATTTCGGCGGTGACCCGCCGATAACCATATCTGCCTTTATGCAAGTGGTATATACTTGCGATCTCTTCTTTTTCATGCTTGTATTTATCATCATTTAGGCGCTTGCGATGATAATAAAATACAGAACGAGCCATCTGTTTGCAATCCAATAGAATTGAAACATCATGTTCGGGCCTTAGTTCTTCGATGGCTTTTGCCCACTCATGCGTTCGCGGGCTTCTTTTTCCTTGACTAAGGCCGTGACTTTTTTTAATAGTGCGTTCTCCGCCCGCAAACGGCTATTTTCCGCCTGGAGCTTCTCTACTTCTGTTTCAGGTTCAAGCTTCTTTGATCTTCCCATGCATTTAGGTGGTCGTCCAGGATTCTTTTGCTGGTATAGTACTGCATATCCCTCAACCCGTACTGATCTTACCCAGCGCTCTAAAGCAGTCTTGCTTAATCTATATTCCAGAACAACCTGATTTAAAGGTACTTTTTTTT
Proteins encoded in this window:
- a CDS encoding helix-turn-helix domain-containing protein; protein product: MSKHTFEEKLDVVSQVRKGKPILRISRERHIREGMILEWVRKYDLYGESGLLKQPNVKPTPDFKEEVVRLVIEKKVPLNQVVLEYRLSKTALERWVRSVRVEGYAVLYQQKNPGRPPKCMGRSKKLEPETEVEKLQAENSRLRAENALLKKVTALVKEKEARERMSGQKPSKN
- a CDS encoding IS3 family transposase, translated to MKKSHGLSQGKRSPRTHEWAKAIEELRPEHDVSILLDCKQMARSVFYYHRKRLNDDKYKHEKEEIASIYHLHKGRYGYRRVTAEMKNRGYSINHKTVQKLMGTLGLKCNIRKVSYRSYKGEVGKIAPNVLERDFEANLPNQKWATDVTQMNIKGEKIYLSPIIDMFNGEVISYSISKSPNMQMIDEMLYEAFDKVKDIRGLIFHSDQGWQYQHYGYRKALEKHGIIQSMSRKGNCFG
- a CDS encoding IS3 family transposase gives rise to the protein MDIERLWKNMELFKACPERETASDNALAESFFGILKTELLYKQSFETAEEFITSLKEYIHLL